In Euphorbia lathyris chromosome 10, ddEupLath1.1, whole genome shotgun sequence, a single genomic region encodes these proteins:
- the LOC136208845 gene encoding pentatricopeptide repeat-containing protein At2g15630, mitochondrial has product MKPYESLVSQITKHNNLKLSIFSQRHHSALFSSTADLKAGTLQTETLNSINPTNSSPVITHHSLLNSIESSQWHFVKHLAPNLTPSLISTTLLSLYKRPDLALQFVTHIGFNRLDITNKCLAVVVVSRSTSPKPALQLLKEIVGSGIATVKSVFDELVTARDQLSSVSNIAFDMLIRACCELKRCEYAFECFDMMKAKGIVPKTETCNDMLSLFLKLNRTQAAWVLYAEMFRMRIESTVYTYNIMINVLCKEGKLKKAKEFIGLMESLGIQPTVVTYNTLIHGYCWRGRVEGAQMIIDLMKHKGISPDSYTYGSLISGMCKEGRLEDASTMLEKMKEFGLSPNAVAYNTLIDGYCNKGDLEKAFLFRDEMVTRGILPTVSTYNLLIHALFMEAKIDEAENMMKEMADKGIVPDSITYNILINGFCRCGNAKKAFSLHDEMVSEGLQPTLVTYTSLIYVLGKRNRMQEADSLFERIVSKGVFPDLIMFNALIDGHCANGNMVRAFALLKEMDRRKVVPDEVTFNTLMRGRCVEGKVEEARELIEEMKSRGIKPDHISYNTLISGYSRRGDMNDALRVRDEMLSIGFNPTLLTYNALIQGLCKNQEGDHAEELLREMVSKGITPDDSTYISLIEGLGKGDDSAGNAAC; this is encoded by the coding sequence ATGAAACCGTACGAATCCCTAGTTTCTCAAATAACCAAACACAATAACCTCAAGCTCTCTATATTCTCCCAGCGTCATCACTCTGCACTTTTCTCTTCAACGGCAGACCTGAAAGCCGGCACCCTACAGACTGAAACTCTAAATTCAATCAATCCAACAAACTCATCACCAGTAATCACCCATCATTCTCTGCTTAACTCAATCGAATCTTCTCAGTGGCATTTTGTCAAACATCTTGCCCCTAATCTCACTCCTTCCCTTATTTCGACCACTCTACTCAGCCTCTACAAAAGGCCTGATTTAGCTCTCCAGTTTGTAACCCACATCGGATTTAATCGTCTAGATATCACAAACAAATGCCTCGCTGTTGTAGTAGTCTCTCGCTCAACATCCCCGAAACCTGCTCTACAGCTCTTGAAAGAAATTGTTGGCAGTGGCATTGCAACTGTTAAGAGCGTTTTTGATGAGCTGGTGACTGCCCGGGATCAGTTAAGTTCTGTGAGTAATATAGCTTTTGATATGTTGATAAGGGCTTGCTGTGAACTTAAGAGATGTGAGTATGCATTTGAATGTTTTGACATGATGAAGGCAAAGGGTATAGTTCCTAAGACGGAAACATGTAATGATATGCTAAGTTTATTTTTGAAGTTGAATCGGACACAAGCTGCTTGGGTCTTGTATGCAGAGATGTTCAGGATGAGAATTGAGTCAACTGTTTATACATACAACATAATGATCAATGTTTTGTGTAAGGAAGGGAAACTAAAGAAAGCAAAGGAATTTATTGGACTCATGGAGAGTTTAGGGATTCAGCCGACTGTTGTTACATATAATACCTTAATTCATGGATATTGTTGGAGAGGGAGAGTTGAAGGTGCTCAAATGATTATTGATCTGATGAAACACAAAGGAATAAGTCCTGATTCATACACATATGGCTCACTTATAAGTGGGATGTGCAAGGAAGGCAGACTTGAAGACGCATCCACGATGCTCgagaaaatgaaagaatttGGGTTGTCACCAAATGCTGTGGCTTACAACACTTTGATTGATGGGTACTGCAACAAAGGGGATTTAGAGAAGGCTTTTCTCTTTAGGGATGAGATGGTCACGAGAGGTATATTACCTACCGTGTCTACTTATAATTTGTTGATTCATGCATTGTTCATGGAAGCAAAGATAGATGAAGCCGAGAATATGATGAAAGAAATGGCAGATAAGGGGATAGTTCCTGATTCTATAACCTATAACATATTGATTAATGGATTTTGCAGATGTGGGAATGCTAAGAAAGCATTTAGCCTCCATGATGAAATGGTAAGTGAAGGTCTTCAGCCTACACTGGTAACTTACACATCGCTGATATATGTATTAGGTAAACGTAATAGAATGCAAGAGGCCGATAGCCTATTTGAAAGGATAGTTTCTAAAGGTGTGTTTCCAGATCTTATTATGTTCAATGCGTTGATTGATGGTCACTGTGCTAATGGGAACATGGTTCGTGCATTTGCATTGTTGAAGGAGATGGATAGAAGGAAAGTTGTTCCTGATGAAGTGACATTCAATACTCTAATGCGAGGCCGTTGTGTGGAGGGGAAAGTTGAAGAAGCTCGTGAGCTTATCGAAGAGATGAAGAGCAGAGGAATTAAACCAGACCATATAAGCTATAATACCCTAATTAGTGGGTATAGTAGGAGAGGTGATATGAACGATGCTTTACGTGTCAGAGATGAGATGTTGAGTATAGGATTCAATCCTACACTTCTCACTTATAATGCATTGATTCAAGGTTTATGCAAAAATCAGGAAGGAGATCATGCTGAAGAGCTGCTCAGGGAAATGGTTAGTAAAGGCATTACTCCAGATGACAGCACCTACATCTCCTTAATTGAGGGATTAGGGAAAGGCGATGACTCTGCAGGAAATGCTGCTTGTTGA
- the LOC136208846 gene encoding uncharacterized protein: MGTFIGHFVPAFALILLGLWHAINTIRAYCLRGSANFTVKFWYPFYGSLSRLKYLELIFILSFSVFAILVQLLDYPMFHFAFKLSNFEHATMFLHLGIFACFTLSAEIAGSSNILSGVSGILVASVFGQELFLLRFHSTDHVGLEGHYHWLLQLIVFVSLVSALAATSVQSSFPFALVLAISVVFQGCWFMIMGFVLWIPEFIPEGCVTQMSDEMLGAVTCTSVDADLRARALANLQFSWILAGILLFTGCVCLKLTRRCSAGGNSYEYEKIQNVSIAIDGLKPGHA; encoded by the coding sequence ATGGGTACGTTTATAGGGCATTTTGTACCAgcttttgctttaattttgcTTGGATTATGGCATGCCATTAACACTATCAGAGCTTACTGCCTTAGGGGCTCTGCTAACTTCACTGTGAAGTTTTGGTACCCATTTTATGGCTCTCTTTCAAGACTCAAGTACTTGGAGCTTATCTTCATCCTATCTTTCTCTGTCTTTGCAATTCTGGTCCAACTTCTAGACTATCCTATGTTCCACTTTGCTTTCAAGCTTTCCAATTTTGAGCATGCAACCATGTTTCTCCATCTTGGCATATTTGCATGTTTCACCCTTTCTGCAGAGATTGCTGGTTCATCTAATATCCTTTCTGGGGTCAGTGGAATTCTTGTAGCCTCGGTTTTCGGTCAAGAGCTTTTCCTGCTCCGTTTCCACTCAACGGATCATGTTGGACTTGAAGGTCATTATCACTGGCTCTTGCAGCTAATAGTGTTTGTATCTCTTGTTTCAGCTTTAGCTGCCACCAGTGTTCAATCCAGTTTTCCTTTCGCTCTCGTTCTGGCGATCTCTGTTGTATTCCAGGGCTGTTGGTTTATGATTATGGGGTTTGTGTTGTGGATTCCTGAATTTATACCTGAAGGTTGTGTCACGCAGATGTCTGATGAAATGCTTGGAGCTGTCACGTGTACATCGGTCGATGCAGACTTAAGGGCTAGGGCACTGGCCAACTTGCAATTCAGTTGGATACTAGCTGGAATTTTGTTGTTTACAGGGTGTGTTTGCTTGAAATTAACAAGAAGATGCAGTGCGGGAGGTAATTCATACGAGTATGAGAAAATTCAGAATGTCTCTATAGCCATTGATGGGTTAAAGCCGGGTCATGCTTGA